One genomic window of Paeniglutamicibacter sp. Y32M11 includes the following:
- a CDS encoding helix-turn-helix domain-containing protein, whose product MYQMQHVESFGDWKSLVSRAFVPLTSEPVRAGAFAGSIAGNQFGSVGVMEVEATAHTVRRTEELLATGGAPQFKLNLQLSGHGILLQDGRETVLRPGQLAIYDTQRPYTLVFEENIKTLVLMFPQQQLGLPVAQIREMTATSIGAEHPLGRAIAPFLGQLASLLPQLQDPVGQRLAANAVDLLSTLLAAELHERDDLVSDASQRQFRIIQGYIDTHLADSQLCPGSIADAHFISLRSLHKIFAESGHTVSEWIRTRRLEHCRRDLSDPFQHHVPVGAVGARWGLPDAAHFSKVFRATYGSSPSAFRAQS is encoded by the coding sequence ATGTATCAGATGCAACACGTTGAATCCTTTGGTGACTGGAAGTCGTTGGTCTCGCGCGCCTTCGTTCCGCTGACCAGTGAACCGGTGCGAGCAGGCGCCTTTGCCGGCAGCATCGCTGGCAACCAATTCGGTTCCGTTGGAGTGATGGAAGTTGAAGCCACCGCGCATACGGTGAGGCGCACAGAGGAACTGTTGGCCACCGGGGGAGCGCCCCAATTCAAATTGAACCTTCAGCTCAGCGGGCATGGAATCCTGCTGCAGGACGGACGCGAAACCGTGCTCCGCCCCGGACAATTGGCGATTTACGATACACAGCGCCCCTACACCTTGGTCTTCGAAGAGAACATCAAAACCCTGGTGCTTATGTTTCCCCAGCAACAGCTGGGACTTCCCGTGGCACAAATCCGCGAGATGACTGCCACCTCCATCGGTGCCGAGCATCCCTTAGGTCGTGCCATTGCTCCCTTTTTGGGACAGCTGGCTAGTTTGTTGCCTCAGCTGCAGGACCCTGTGGGACAGCGACTGGCCGCCAACGCAGTGGACCTACTCAGCACGTTGCTCGCTGCCGAACTTCACGAGCGCGATGACCTCGTGAGTGACGCGTCTCAGCGCCAGTTTCGGATCATCCAGGGGTACATTGATACCCATCTTGCCGATTCTCAGTTGTGTCCCGGGTCAATCGCCGACGCTCACTTCATTTCCCTGCGTAGCCTTCACAAGATCTTTGCCGAATCTGGGCACACCGTCTCCGAATGGATCCGAACTCGACGTCTTGAACACTGCCGACGCGACTTGAGTGATCCCTTCCAGCACCACGTGCCGGTGGGAGCGGTGGGTGCGCGCTGGGGATTACCCGATGCTGCCCACTTCAGCAAGGTTTTCCGAGCCACCTACGGTAGCTCTCCTTCGGCATTCCGAGCCCAATCCTGA
- a CDS encoding TetR/AcrR family transcriptional regulator: MPKIVDHDARRLELVEVTWRVIAHRGFDGVTLRDVAAEAGFANGALKPYFPTRASLMRATFTHVFGRTNARVRASTEGLMGLEALAAFATEVLPLDEDRLDEARVVIPFWQSAIHEPDFAALNDEAMAQWRTWIKGWIAQASASGVLRAEVVPDSAAESLLTFLLGSQVVAVLDARFNDPVQLRAQLGHQLSLLRAN; encoded by the coding sequence ATGCCCAAGATTGTTGATCATGACGCCCGCCGACTTGAACTCGTTGAGGTCACCTGGCGAGTCATCGCCCACCGTGGTTTTGACGGGGTGACTTTACGAGACGTCGCCGCCGAGGCAGGCTTTGCCAATGGGGCGCTGAAGCCGTACTTCCCAACCCGCGCGAGTTTGATGCGCGCAACCTTTACCCACGTCTTCGGGCGCACCAATGCCAGAGTTCGGGCCTCAACGGAGGGTCTCATGGGCCTCGAGGCGCTTGCCGCATTCGCCACGGAGGTTTTGCCCCTGGATGAGGATCGACTTGACGAGGCCCGGGTGGTCATCCCGTTTTGGCAGAGTGCCATCCACGAACCGGATTTTGCCGCGCTCAATGACGAAGCCATGGCACAGTGGCGAACTTGGATTAAGGGATGGATCGCGCAGGCGAGCGCTTCGGGGGTCCTGCGCGCGGAGGTGGTTCCGGATTCCGCTGCCGAATCGCTGCTGACCTTCCTGCTGGGTTCCCAGGTGGTGGCGGTTCTGGACGCGCGCTTCAATGACCCCGTGCAATTGCGCGCTCAGTTGGGACATCAGCTTTCACTGCTACGCGCGAACTGA